GCCGATGTACGAGCAGGTCATGGAGCAGATCGGCAAGCCGATTGTCTTCAACATCTGCGTACTCGGGGCTCTGATCGGCCTGACCGGCCTGCTCAGGCCGGCATCCCTGCTGGCCACCATCAAGGATCGGGTACCTCCCGGCTTTATCGACATGAACACCCGGGCCTTTGAACTGGGCATGGATATGGGTGCCGAATATTCGATGCGCTGATGACTCATAAACAATTAAAGCATGTACAAATCCCATACGGCAGCAGGACGTTTGAGGCCCTATTGCCGTATACTGCCACCGTACTCGATATTATCGAGCCGGAACAGCGCATGTCGATTAAATATTTTGCCGGAGCTCTCAGGGATCAGCTGCAGTATAATACTCTCGAGCTCGACGATACCATCATTATCGTTGCCGACAAAACACGGACATGCGGCTATTCAACCTACCTGCCGGTGCTTATCGGCGTCCTCAAGGAATATGGCATGCGGGGCGATCGACTGCGCTTCATCATTGCCTACGGCACCCACCCGAGGCAGAGCGATGCCGAGTGCCGGGCAAGTTATGGCGAAACCTACAGCAAATACCCCTTCATCCACCACGACTGTACCGCCAGCAATACCTTTGCCGATTATGGAGTAACCTCGCGAGGAGTACCGATACGG
This region of Desulfopila inferna genomic DNA includes:
- a CDS encoding 2-oxoacid:acceptor oxidoreductase family protein — encoded protein: INFPGVTQPNILVCLTQEAYNSFSPIIRPGGTLLTDSRYVQQTKKVDAKQLELPMYEQVMEQIGKPIVFNICVLGALIGLTGLLRPASLLATIKDRVPPGFIDMNTRAFELGMDMGAEYSMR